In Paenibacillus kyungheensis, the following are encoded in one genomic region:
- a CDS encoding MarR family winged helix-turn-helix transcriptional regulator — protein MKEILREIGMIARALDSISNIEFKEYALTKGQYLYLVRIYENPGIIQEKLAEMIKVDRTTAARAIKNLEENGFVQKKEDPHNKKIKKLFPTVKGEQIYPVIKKENDYSNLMALEGLSEQENDLLFELLQKVRKNVEKDWTFVKKGNKRNYESS, from the coding sequence ATGAAAGAAATTCTTCGAGAAATCGGAATGATCGCTAGAGCGTTAGATAGCATTAGCAATATTGAATTTAAAGAGTATGCACTCACCAAAGGTCAATATTTGTATCTGGTGCGTATCTATGAAAATCCTGGGATTATTCAAGAAAAATTAGCTGAAATGATCAAAGTCGATCGTACCACTGCTGCGCGTGCAATCAAAAATTTAGAAGAGAATGGATTTGTACAAAAAAAAGAAGATCCGCATAACAAAAAAATCAAAAAGCTTTTTCCTACAGTGAAAGGAGAACAGATTTATCCTGTGATCAAAAAAGAAAATGATTATTCTAATCTGATGGCACTGGAAGGATTGTCAGAGCAAGAGAATGACCTACTGTTCGAGCTTCTACAAAAAGTAAGAAAAAACGTAGAAAAAGATTGGACGTTTGTCAAAAAAGGCAATAAACGAAATTACGAATCATCGTGA
- a CDS encoding GNAT family N-acetyltransferase encodes MDIMIRQCTLEDVQQLQEISYATFNETFREQNSPEHIDYYLEKAFNHSQLEKELNNPYSKFFFAYVNNELAGYLKINTDQAQSEKMSEDSLEIERIYIKQSFQKHGVGKHLFQQALQIAKELNKQQMWLGVWEKNDNAILFYQKLGFELTGQHSFYMGDEQQTDLIMTKRPLMD; translated from the coding sequence ATGGATATTATGATAAGACAGTGTACGTTAGAAGATGTACAACAATTACAGGAAATCAGCTATGCCACCTTTAATGAAACATTTCGAGAACAGAATTCGCCTGAACATATAGATTATTATTTGGAAAAGGCATTCAATCATTCGCAGTTAGAAAAAGAATTAAACAATCCGTATTCAAAGTTCTTTTTCGCTTATGTGAATAATGAACTTGCTGGTTATCTCAAGATCAATACTGATCAAGCACAGTCTGAAAAGATGAGCGAGGACAGTCTGGAGATCGAACGCATTTATATCAAGCAATCATTTCAAAAGCATGGAGTAGGGAAGCATCTTTTTCAGCAAGCCCTTCAGATTGCGAAAGAGCTGAACAAACAGCAGATGTGGCTAGGAGTATGGGAAAAGAACGACAATGCCATCTTATTTTATCAAAAGCTAGGTTTCGAGCTAACCGGTCAACATTCGTTCTATATGGGGGATGAACAGCAAACCGATTTGATTATGACCAAAAGACCACTTATGGATTAA
- a CDS encoding NAD-dependent epimerase/dehydratase family protein produces MVKRVIVTGGSGLAGKWVVQELFEQGYEVLNLDKVPLDHPHVRTLITDLTDAGQVFNALASPTIDKSYHESIAPQPIDAIVHLAAIPQIHTYPDNEVYRINVMSTYNILDAATKYNIPKVILASSETTYGTCFADEHRDPDYFPLDEDYNINPMDSYATSKVVNEVTAKAFQTRTGIDIYCFRIANVIDPSKYADFPAYFADPIQRKRITWSYIDTRDLALACRLAVETDGLGFQVMNIAANDVSSDKPTKELLAAYYPNVPLKKELDEYETLVSNTKVKRLLGFEQQHYWRSYVDTE; encoded by the coding sequence ATGGTCAAAAGAGTAATTGTCACAGGTGGTAGTGGACTCGCTGGTAAATGGGTAGTACAAGAATTATTTGAGCAAGGATACGAAGTACTCAATTTAGACAAAGTTCCTTTGGATCATCCGCATGTACGGACACTGATTACAGACCTTACAGATGCAGGGCAAGTATTCAATGCGTTAGCCAGTCCTACGATTGATAAAAGTTACCATGAATCGATAGCACCGCAACCGATCGATGCCATTGTGCATCTAGCAGCAATTCCTCAAATTCACACGTATCCAGACAACGAAGTGTATCGTATCAATGTGATGAGTACGTACAATATATTGGATGCCGCGACCAAATACAATATTCCTAAAGTCATTTTAGCTTCCAGTGAAACGACGTACGGAACTTGTTTTGCAGACGAGCATCGTGATCCTGATTATTTCCCGCTCGATGAAGATTACAATATTAATCCGATGGATAGCTATGCTACATCCAAAGTGGTGAATGAAGTCACAGCCAAAGCTTTTCAGACCCGCACAGGTATAGATATCTATTGTTTTCGGATAGCCAATGTAATAGATCCTTCCAAATATGCTGATTTCCCTGCTTACTTCGCAGATCCTATTCAGCGTAAACGGATTACTTGGAGCTATATTGATACTCGTGATCTAGCGCTAGCATGTAGGTTAGCTGTTGAAACCGATGGATTGGGATTTCAGGTAATGAATATTGCCGCAAATGATGTTTCTTCTGACAAACCAACCAAAGAATTGCTAGCTGCTTATTATCCAAATGTGCCTTTGAAAAAAGAACTGGATGAATATGAGACATTAGTGAGCAATACCAAAGTAAAAAGACTGCTCGGATTTGAACAACAACATTATTGGAGATCTTATGTAGATACCGAATAG
- a CDS encoding chromate transporter, whose protein sequence is MVLWQLFLSFLKIGFSSFGGGYAVIPMIQYECSRYGWLTDEQFQSTVSLAGMSPGPIATNSATLIGYETAGLTGAIVATSGIVLPSLIVVIILAAFFYRIHSNIWVQSSFYGLRPIITGLIAYAAVHFGLSNHADVIMSWTTIATLLIGIAAFWAIVRYKLHPLMVIAGSAVIGIVLF, encoded by the coding sequence ATGGTATTATGGCAATTATTTTTAAGCTTTTTGAAAATCGGCTTTAGCTCATTTGGCGGAGGTTATGCAGTTATTCCGATGATCCAGTATGAATGTAGTCGATATGGATGGCTAACTGACGAGCAATTTCAAAGCACTGTTTCACTCGCAGGCATGTCCCCGGGGCCGATTGCTACCAACAGTGCCACCTTAATCGGTTATGAGACTGCTGGGTTAACAGGTGCTATTGTCGCTACAAGCGGTATTGTGCTTCCTTCGCTGATTGTAGTGATTATATTAGCAGCATTCTTTTACCGAATTCATTCGAATATATGGGTACAATCGTCTTTCTACGGATTACGCCCCATTATTACCGGATTGATTGCTTATGCAGCGGTCCATTTTGGTCTGTCTAACCATGCAGATGTGATTATGAGCTGGACTACAATCGCTACATTATTGATCGGTATTGCAGCATTCTGGGCGATTGTCCGATACAAGCTTCATCCATTAATGGTAATAGCCGGTTCAGCCGTCATAGGGATTGTGTTATTTTAG
- a CDS encoding chromate transporter — translation MKTYWTETLQLKIHLLWNLFWIFFKIGPATFGGGYAMIPILEREVVQKRKWIDGQEMSDLLSIAGSAPGGVGVNASTFLGYRMGKIPGAIAAVLGITLPTFFIVFALSAFYSVFQDQPKVQAAFQGIHGAVIGLIAVAAYRMGKNALFDRSTIVVATGALITLLITGLNPIFMILFGLGIGILIIQAKKKLGLTARTEKATHDHIPPTIEYYI, via the coding sequence ATGAAAACTTATTGGACTGAAACCCTTCAGTTAAAAATACATTTACTATGGAATTTGTTTTGGATCTTTTTCAAAATTGGCCCTGCTACATTTGGCGGAGGCTATGCGATGATCCCGATATTAGAACGAGAAGTTGTACAGAAACGAAAATGGATAGATGGTCAGGAAATGAGCGATTTATTATCGATTGCAGGTTCTGCACCCGGCGGTGTAGGAGTGAATGCTTCGACTTTTCTCGGATATCGGATGGGTAAGATTCCCGGTGCTATCGCTGCTGTACTCGGGATTACATTACCTACCTTTTTTATCGTATTTGCACTCAGTGCTTTTTATTCTGTTTTTCAGGATCAACCGAAAGTGCAAGCTGCTTTTCAAGGAATACATGGTGCTGTGATCGGATTGATTGCTGTTGCCGCTTATCGGATGGGGAAAAATGCATTATTTGATCGCTCTACGATTGTAGTAGCTACAGGAGCATTGATTACTCTTCTGATTACAGGCTTGAATCCGATCTTTATGATTTTATTCGGACTAGGTATCGGTATCTTAATTATTCAAGCCAAAAAGAAATTAGGATTAACTGCCCGTACCGAAAAAGCGACTCATGATCATATCCCACCTACGATTGAATATTATATCTAA